The Acidobacteriota bacterium genome contains the following window.
CGGCTACCGGGACACGCGCGAAGTCGGCGTCGTGGCAGATGAGCGCGCGGTCGTCGGAGCTGAGCCGGACGTCGAACTCGAAACCATCGCAGCCGTGTTCCAGTGCGAGGGCAAAGGCGTCAAAGGTATTTTCGGCGGCGTAAGCGCGCGCGCCGCGATGGCCGAGCAGCAACGGAGGCGGAGGCGGCGGCATTGTCCGCTAGTCGAGGTCGATGTCGCGGATGAACTTCTCGTCGGGCGTTTCCTTGGCGCGCTTCACCGCTTCGGCGAACTTCTTCTCCATCAGCTGCGCCTTGTTCTTCTCCGCCTCGACCGACTGGCGGAAGAGCGACTCGCGACGGTCATCCTGCTGATGCATCGCCTTGGCCGCCTCTTCCATATCGTTGAACATGCGCTTGGTCGGCGGCGGGGTGTGCGCGATCACCGCCTCGGTGGCTGCGTCCACCTTCAACACCGCGGCGCAGCACGGACAGGTGACCTCGAACATGTCGGAAGATTTCTTCGCCATAAAAGCTCCAGACCAACTCCAGACCTAAAGGATGATACGCCCGCTGGCTAGGCCCTTCCACTTAACAAATGCGAGTGCGGCGAGCTTCCACTCTGCCGAAGGCAGGCGCGCAGGTCGCGCTATTCGACCGAAGCGCCACGAAAACTACAGGTACACCACCTGATGTCCCTGACAAGTCATCGCGTCGTACAACGTCAACAGCAATTGCGGTCCATAGCGCGCCAGGAACGATATGCCCGCGATCTGCCGCTCCTGCAAATGTCCTTCAGGATAGAGCGCATCCGATATCTGCTGCGCGTGCTGCCGCAATTCTTCCGAGCGCCGCAGGTGCGCGCGACACGCCTTGGCGTGGACGCGCCCCAACTGGTAGCGCATCTTCGCCGCCGATCTTTCCGCCGCCTTCGCCAGCGTGGGATCGAGTTGCGCGAGCGGCGCCCGCATCGCCGCGATCGCCTGCTCCAGTCCGTCGGACGCTCGCTTCATCGCCGCTTCCACATCGGCGGGAAGATTGCGCGCCGCGACGAGCGCGGCGAACTTCTCCACCCCGGCAAACGTCTCTTCCGGCCGGACTTGGTATCTCTCCAACAGACGCGCGATACGCGGCTCGACCAGCGTGGCCGCAAAGCGCGGGACGACCGGCGTCACCCGGCCCAGCAGCTTTTCGTAGACCACCGCCGCCTGCGCGAAGTACGCCACCTCTGCCGGTCCGCCCACATAGGCCACCGTGGGCAGCAGGTGGTCCTGCACCACCGGCCGCAACAGCACGTTGGGACTGAACTTCTCCGGATGCTCCGCGATCGCCTTCCGCACCTCAGCTGCGCTCAGCTTCTGCTCGCCGAGCACAAACGTGTCGCCTCCACTGCCATCGTTCGATCGCCGCAGCGGCAAGCGCGAGCCATTGGATTTTCCGAAAAGAAGAGTATGCGAGGATGAGACTTTCACCTGCGAGTGGTAGCCGGCTTTTTCCAGTTGCTGGTCGCGCGCGGCGAGCGCGGCGTGCAGCTCGCTACATCGGTCGAGCGCCGCGGTGTAGACGCCGGCCGCGATGCGGTGCAGCTCGGGGTCGCTGGCGTCGAGCAGGATCACGCCCGAGTGCGCAAACAGTTTCGAGTAGAGCCGCGCGAAGGCTGAGCCCATCGTCTCGCCGGGCTGGTACGCCGCGCGCAGCGCTTCGGTGGCTTCCGAGCTGCCCAGCGCGCCGATCGCTTGCGCTACCACCGGAGCGATCTCTTCGCCGAACGTCACCGCACTCATGGGCGCGTTCTCACCGCCGCGCGTCGGCGTCGCCACCCGGACAAGCCCTCCGTCAGCAGCCAGCAGGACGACATGATCGACCTCGGCCAGATCGTGGTCTTCGGTCGCGAGCCAGAAGATAGGCACCGCCGGCTTGCCTGCCTGCGTACTCTCAGCCGCGAGCCGGATCGCGGTGAGCGCCTTGTAGATGGCGAACAGCGGCCCGCCAAACAATCCAACCTGCTGGCCGGTGACGACCGCTCCCGCGCCTTCCCGCAGCCGCTTGATGTTCTCGAGCGTCGCTGCGGACGCTCCCCAGGCACGGTTCTGCCGCTCGAGTGCGTCTGCGACCTGCTTGCGCCGTGCTGCCGGGTGATCTGCCGGCTGCGCCGCCAACCCGAAGCCTGCCGGATAGAAGGCCCGCACCGCCTCCGCGCGCGCCATCACGTCCGCGAACAAGCGGCTGATGTCTGGAACAGCGCTCCCCGGTTCGGCAACGTAAGACAGGCAGTCTGACTTCACTCGGTGCGTCCTCGGCGCGTGATTCTAACAGCCAACGTCTTGGATGTGCCCTGCGCCTCGCCGATGCAGGAAAGATGCGGCAATCGCAGCCTTCTGGCGGCTAGGGTCGCAACCATGCGGCTCCTCCGCTGGGTTACAATCTTTGGTCCCCCGGAGGCATCCATGATCCCACCTGTCTCGTTCCCGCGCCGCGTCCTCAGCATCGTGCTTTCCTGCTTCATCGCCGCCGCTCCCCTGCTCGGGGCCGCCGCTCCGCAACAGCCGAGTGGCGCCACGTTCACCGCGGAGTCGAACCTGGTGCTCGTGCCGGTGGTGGTCGCGGACAAGTCGGGCCAGCACATCGGCGGCCTGCAGCAGAGCGATTTCACCCTGCAGGACCAGGGCAAGCAGCAGAAGATCATCTCCTTTGAAGAAGTGAAGCAGGTTCCGATGAGCAAGATGACCAAGGCGGCCGAACCGGGCGTCTACACCAACGCCGTGAATGCCTCCGGCGGCGGCGCTCGTGGCATGACCATCATCGTGCTCGATCAGGTGAACACGCCCTTCCTTGACCAGGTCTACGCCCGCGCGGAATTGCTCAAGTTCCTGGCGCAGCACATCAACGCCAACGAGCCGACTTCTCTCATCACCATCGGCCGCCGGGGCGTTCGCGTGGTGCACGACTTCACCACCGACACCGCCGTTTTGCTCGCCGCACTCAAGAAAGTTACTTCGCGCATCGACACGCTCAACCTCAGCGACGCCACCAATACGACACTGGCGGCAACGAATAGACTTGGTCCAGCCGTGGACCCGAACACCGGGGCCGATCGCTCGAGTGTGGCTTTTGAGACCAGCGCGCTCGACGAGTTCTACAACGGCACCGACGGCGGGTACGGTGTGTATCAACTCACCCAAGCCATCGAGCTCACGCTTTCTGCGCTGATGCACGTTGCCGAAGGCATGGAGGGGATTCCGGGTAGGAAGTCGCTCATCTGGGCGACCGCCGGTTTCCCGTTCACGCTCACCGGAAGCGGTGAACTAGCGTCGTTGCGCTACTACAGCACCGGCGCCACCCGCGCCGAGCTCGGCGGCGCGACCGGCGGCGGCGTTCTCGAGGGCGGCGGGCTGCCACCACTCCCAGAAAGCAACGCCACCACCAGCGACGATCTGTTTGCCGCCGTGCGTCCGTATTTCGAGCGCACTATGCAGGCGCTGAATAAGTCGCAGATCGCGATCTATCCCATCGACGCTCGCGGCTTGGTCGCTTACAGCTCGGCAGCCAGCAGTCGCGTCCGCTTGAACGACGTATACGGCACCGAGGCCCAGACCCACACCACCATGAACGAGATCGCTACCGTGACTGGCGGCAAGGCGTACTACAACACCAACGACATCACTGCTGCCTTCAACAAAGCGACTGGCGAATCCACGCAGTACTACATGCTCGGGTACTACGCGGACAAAGACAAGAAAGTCTCCTGGCACAAACTACAGGTAAAGGTGAACCGGCCCGACGTGGACATCCGTGCCCGCAGTGGCTACATGAGCGGTGGCATGGTGAGTGCAAAGAAGCCCGAGGATGTCCGCAACCTCGACATCCGCGCCGCGCTCGCCTCTCCGCTCGATTACAGCGCGCTTCCCATGCGCGTCTACCTCGACCCGGCCACCGCCGGCGCGGGCAACAAGAAGAAGATCCCGTTCGAGATCGTGGCGCAGCCCGGCGCGAGCGCGGTCGATGCCGCCAACAAGAACCACATCCAACTCGATTTCCTGGTCGTGGCGCGCAATCCCAAGGGCGAGTCCGTCGGCCAACTCAGCCAGAAGATCGAGGCCAACCTGGCTGAAAATCAACT
Protein-coding sequences here:
- the bshC gene encoding bacillithiol biosynthesis cysteine-adding enzyme BshC encodes the protein MKSDCLSYVAEPGSAVPDISRLFADVMARAEAVRAFYPAGFGLAAQPADHPAARRKQVADALERQNRAWGASAATLENIKRLREGAGAVVTGQQVGLFGGPLFAIYKALTAIRLAAESTQAGKPAVPIFWLATEDHDLAEVDHVVLLAADGGLVRVATPTRGGENAPMSAVTFGEEIAPVVAQAIGALGSSEATEALRAAYQPGETMGSAFARLYSKLFAHSGVILLDASDPELHRIAAGVYTAALDRCSELHAALAARDQQLEKAGYHSQVKVSSSHTLLFGKSNGSRLPLRRSNDGSGGDTFVLGEQKLSAAEVRKAIAEHPEKFSPNVLLRPVVQDHLLPTVAYVGGPAEVAYFAQAAVVYEKLLGRVTPVVPRFAATLVEPRIARLLERYQVRPEETFAGVEKFAALVAARNLPADVEAAMKRASDGLEQAIAAMRAPLAQLDPTLAKAAERSAAKMRYQLGRVHAKACRAHLRRSEELRQHAQQISDALYPEGHLQERQIAGISFLARYGPQLLLTLYDAMTCQGHQVVYL
- a CDS encoding VWA domain-containing protein; translated protein: MIPPVSFPRRVLSIVLSCFIAAAPLLGAAAPQQPSGATFTAESNLVLVPVVVADKSGQHIGGLQQSDFTLQDQGKQQKIISFEEVKQVPMSKMTKAAEPGVYTNAVNASGGGARGMTIIVLDQVNTPFLDQVYARAELLKFLAQHINANEPTSLITIGRRGVRVVHDFTTDTAVLLAALKKVTSRIDTLNLSDATNTTLAATNRLGPAVDPNTGADRSSVAFETSALDEFYNGTDGGYGVYQLTQAIELTLSALMHVAEGMEGIPGRKSLIWATAGFPFTLTGSGELASLRYYSTGATRAELGGATGGGVLEGGGLPPLPESNATTSDDLFAAVRPYFERTMQALNKSQIAIYPIDARGLVAYSSAASSRVRLNDVYGTEAQTHTTMNEIATVTGGKAYYNTNDITAAFNKATGESTQYYMLGYYADKDKKVSWHKLQVKVNRPDVDIRARSGYMSGGMVSAKKPEDVRNLDIRAALASPLDYSALPMRVYLDPATAGAGNKKKIPFEIVAQPGASAVDAANKNHIQLDFLVVARNPKGESVGQLSQKIEANLAENQLQQFATDGLNYKQALQLAPGAYSLIFIVRDNLTGKIGSVNAPLRVE